CCTGTTTGGCTAATAGCTCATTTGTCAGATTAACAAAAGCCTTTCTGTTGTCTGGAAGATCAAAATAAGGGAAGGTTTTTTCCAGATATTTCTCGCGGTTTGCAATTGGGTAGAGCCGCTTTAAGCTCAGGAAAATTACAGGATGAGTGAAATTTCGATCTTTATTAGCACCTTCTTCAGCAGTGCTATTGTTCCTGAATACAGCTCTCGGAGTTTTTCCTGAGCTTGAGTGTCTAGTCGTTATAGTCAGTTCCCCGGTAGCATTGCTAGAAGTATATGCATCATATACTTGAATCCCGACATCCATTGAGCCTGTGACATCAAATTTCGGGGAAACTCTGAAGTGATCGCTAAACTGAGATTTGAAACTCTCATCCATAATTGTTTTGAAGGAAAGTCTTTTATCGGATGTGTAATCTCTATCAAAGCTAAATATCTGCGCGGCTATACCGAGAATAGAAGATTTAGCTGTTCCGTTTTTTCCGCATAATACGGTAATGTCTGTTCCAAATGAAACCTCGACATCTTTAAGGGCTCTAAAGCTTTTTATTGTAATTTTTTTTAAGCGTGTTTTTGCCATAATGATACAATCTTTATATGATTAATGGTTCTCGTAGCATAGCTAATGATTTATCAAAGGAGATCTTTCTAGAAAAAATCAAAACCTCATCGCCAATTTTATTCGAAGTCGAGTGTTGGAGCTTATACGCCCTCTTTTCGAAAGCGTTATATAGGTCTATAATAAACGAGTGGTTGTCATAGGATAGTAGCCATGGGGTGGAAAGGGTTGAGACGTATTCAGACAGTCGCGTGTGGTCGGCGTCTTTGTATGCATTTAGGTAGAGGTTCGAACCCTTCTCGTAGTAGGGAGGATCTAGATACAGAAACGTATCAGCTCTGTATTTTTTGTATTTTTCAACGAGTTTAATTCCGTCCAGTTTGCTGACCTCAATACGACTAGAAAATCTCCCAATTTTTTCAATTTTTTGAATCAAAGCTGCTTTGTTGTATCGTGCATCAATCTTATATTTCCCAGTTTGGTTGACTCCACCAATTATACCGCCGCTGAGGACCCCAGAAACGTTTGTGCGATTTAGAAAGAAAAATGATACCGCCATCTCGAAAGGTGATGCTCCCTCCGGATTTCTGATAATTTCTTTACATTGTTTCCAGATTGATACCGTAACTGGCGTTTCTTTAATCCATTCTATCAACTTGCCTGGTTCGTTAACACAGGTGCACCAAAACGCGTGAACTAGCGGATCTAGATCGTTGATCACTATGCTTTCTGCAAATTCCTCATAGAGCAATCGTAGGGCCAGGCCTGCGCCACCGGCATAGGGCTCAATGTATTTACATCCTAGCATATCGTTTTCAGCGATGAGGCAGGAAACAAATGAAAAGATGCAGTTTTTGCCGCCTGGGTATCTTAAAGGAGAATGCGCAATGCTCATGATTATTTTCTGTGCGAGATAGTCAGGATAGCTCCAAGAATTATCGACATGGCAAGGGCTTGTTCTTCGTTTCGTGAATTTGTGTAATCGTGTGCACCTGTGTGGAAGAGTTTAACGATGTTCGCCTTGCTTACGCTTTGATTGGAGAGAGAAGTTTTAGCATCCTGATTGAGGGGGGCCTTTGCTTGGTCAAAACTATCGGTTAGGTAATCCTTGAGGTCTTTTTTAACTTCTTTCGACGCAGTTTCGGCAAGAAGCCTCAACGACATCCGAAACAATACAACAAAATCCGATGATAGGGCACTCTTGTCCTTGAGATAAAACCCATATAAACTCTCTATGTCTCTGTAGAGATTATTAACGTGACCCGCCTTAAGCGAAAGCTTGCCTCCAAACACTAGCAGACCAGGTTTCTGTGTCCTGCGCGACCTGCTCCCTTTATTGTCATTAGAATTATTCGTATTGGCCGAATTATTCGTATTCGCGGGATCATCCTCATGTGACTCTGGTGGCGCAGATGTTATTGCCGCCTCAACGAATTGCTTTCCTTTCGCGGCAGTATAGACCTCATCAACAGCTTTATTCCGGAGATTCAGAACGGTGGTTTTTAAATTTTCAATGCTACCAAAGGAATGGTGGTCTCCCTTTTTGGATATAGATAGTTTCGATTTGACGTCTTTGTAGCTGAGCAAGCGGTCTAGAGTCGATTTGTTGATTTCCTCTTTATCCGTTTCAGTGAGCAAGCCTCGATGTGACAATAGGTCCAGAGCCTCCAAACCGATGGAAGGCTTACGCTCAAATCTATTAGTCTGTTCGGCATCCCAATTTATTTGGCCTTTTCCTTCCTGCTGGCCGGCGTGGTTGATCGAGATCCAGTGTCGTGCAGCCTCTCTGTTTTCAAAGATCACACAACTAACCTGAGTCGGAACGCTTCCAGACTTCTTAAGAACGGCATCAATTTTCTTCTTAATTTTAGGGTTGGATTCTGCGAGTGATGGGGTTTCTAGAATCTTCAACGCGGTAAGTCTTCGATTACCGTCACCATCTACCAAATTATCCCTGTCCTTAAAAAGTATGGGCCTTGAGCTGGGATTTATTCCGTTCTGATAAATGTCTAGTGCCAGGATTACGATCTTATCCCCTTGATCTTTGATCATCGCATCGATTGCCTCTCGCTGACTATTAACCGGCGGGAAGCGGGGGTTATCTTGGTCTAGCTTAATTCGACTTACTTCAATTGGTTTCTCTTCGTATTTCATTCGTAATTTCTGAGTTTTGATATTTAGCACCCACTATCTCTAATTGCACGGATAAAGCTGCTGCATTAGTCCCTGCTTGTGCGCTTTGAGGGCGGCGATTTGCTTGGTCTGGGCGGCAATGAGAGCGTCGAGGTCGCTGAGGCAGTCGGCGATTTTTTGTTGTTCCTTTGTATTTGTTGGAATCGCGATAGATACACGCTCTAGAACTTCGACAGAGAGCCCCGGTTGCGCTTGTCCTGTAGCAAATTGATTCAGGTTTAGGAATGATAAGGCGTAGAAAAGCCAATCTGAACACACTTCTTTGGTTGGATTGGCAACCACGGCATGTTCTGTGGCGTGAAAGCGTCCTGATGTTAATTGCACGTTGCCACAGAGTGCACCTTGTCGGCCAATTAGAGAATATTTCCCATCGTGCGTGTAAGTTTTAGTGTAACCCCTTAGTCCATTTCCGCCATAGCATGGGTAGAGAGCGTCTTTGGGAGAATTATTGATTTCAGCCGCTCTTACAAATTTCCCTGCTTTCATCTGACATGCTTTGACTAGGGTTGTTGCAGTCCACTCCCCCGCAAATGGCGGAAAGCGCAGTTTGGGCGTAGTTTCGCCTTCGGCGGGGAAGAGTTGCTGGAGGAGGCCTTTTTTGTGGTCTTGGAGGGCGGCGAGCTTGCGGCTGTGCGCGGCGATCAGATCATCTAAGGAGCCGAGGCAGTCGGCGATTTTTTGTTGTTCGGGGAGCGAAGGGAATTGTAGTGGAATTACTGCGAAATCAGGGTAATAAAGTCGTAGTCTGTCTTCTGTCAGTCCCCGCGAATGGGAGGTAAACAGCTGTAGATATTTTCGTGATTTAAAGAGATATCCAAAGAATTCGGTGCAAATCGTTTTTTGGGATGAGAGAACAATATACGCTGGACTGACCAAGCAGTTCTCGGGGGCAAGGCCGAAGGCACCTTGCCACATTCGCATCATATTGTAAGCGATGTCGTTCTTATAAACCCTTTTATTTCCTGCTGAAGCTATGTCATCAAAGTTCCGATCCAGTGAGGAGCGGCGGACCATTCCATCATTCATCGTGACAGAATAGATGGGCAGTTTGGAAACGCCTTTTTCTGTTCGGTTTGCAAATAGCGAACCAGCCTTTTGTTCCTGCCAATCTTCTCCTGTGCTGAACTCTGGAAATCTCAGTTCCGGCACCAGCGCATTCGCTGAACCGACTCGGGAACTGGAACAGCCGTCGCCCTTCGGGCTATGGCGGTCAAGAGCTCCGGCTACTTTGTTGTTCGTGGGCATATTGGAAAGTGTGAAATTGAATGCGGATGCGGTTCATTCCTTCAATCGTTTGAGGCTTGGATCGCTGAGCAGTGTGCGCATTTGAGTAATTGCGATCTCGTTGAGTTTGAGGAGTCGTTCGGAAGCGGGCAGGCCTTGTCTTATAAAAACAGAATTGAGGCTTTCGAGGTTCGTAAGGACGACCAGTTGTTCAAGCGGGGCATGGTCACGAATGTTACCTTTCAATTCGGGGTTTGCTGTGCGCCAGTCCCGGGCAGTTTGACCAAAGAGAGCGACGTTGAGAATGTCGGCTTCCTCGGCGTAAGTTTGGGCGGCTTGCGTTCTGGTCACAGCGCTTGGTATCAGGGTGGCTTTGATCGCATCGGTGTGGATGCGGTAGTTGATCTTGGAGAGCGTGCGCTGGAGGTTCCAGTCGAGCTGGAGACGGTCGTTTTCCTCGTCCTTGAGCCGCTGGAACTCTTTGATGAGGTAAATTTTAAATTCGGCACTGATCCACATGCCGAACTCGAAGGCAATGTCCTTATGGGCGTAGGTGCCACCGTAGCGCCCTGCTTTTGCCTTAAGGCCGATGGCATTGGTTTTGTGAACCCACTCTTTGACGCTAATTTTGTAGCTGTTGAGTCCGGCTTGACTTCTAATTGTGGCGAATTCGCCATAATTAAAATCGGGGTTGTGCACGGACTCCCAAATCCCGAGATACTCGACGGTATTGCGATTTCGGAGCCAGTCTGAAATGAAGAAATCTCCGTCTTTGGCGCGTAGCATATCTGTGAGCGAAATGAAATCGCCTGTGGTTTCGCTTAAAACCGTGATATCGTTTCCTTTGACGGAAAAAGTGGATTTTTTAGTCTTGGGCATTACTTAGGCGGTGAGGATGAGAAGCTGGCCTGAGACTGAATCGACCATTTTGTTAAGCTCAACAAAATGGCTCATAGGACGGTGCCTCCTGGACTGAAGGGTTGTAGTCAGTCTCTGATGTTGAGTGCTTTCCTTTCTCATTTCTAAATTTTAACTTCTAATTTTCATATCCAGAGAGTCCTGAGATTTCTTGCCCTTCGGCGCGTTGATTGAGGAGCGGCACGAGTGCTTTCATCAGTGCGCGTTCGGCTTGGCTGCGGGCTTTCCAGCCGAGTTCGAGGGGAGCCATGAGATCGGTGAGGTGTTCGCCGTCGAAGACGTGGCGGTGAAGGATGGTTTCGACGAAGTCGGTTAGGGCATCGGGTGCGAGGCCGTGTGCGGTGGCGATGTCTTCTAGTTGTTGCGCGGCCTCTGCGGTTTTGAAGGTTTCGTAGCCTTCGAGAATGGCTTCTTTGGTGCGGCCTTGGCCGAGATCGAGCTGGCGGATGTATTTTTCGAGTAGTTCGCGCTGGTCGGCAAACTGGGCATCGGACGCGATGAGGGCGACGAGTTGCTCGCGGGTCATCTTCTGCTTACCAGGTGTCTTTTGGTCGCTCATGGTGACGAGCTCCATGATGTAGTCGTAGTCGATGGTGGCGGAGGCGAAGAGGACGAACTCGAAGTCGAGCTCTTGGACTTCGTCTGAACTGCTGCCGTCGCCTGTCTCACGCTCTTGCTTGAGTTTGCGAGCGGTGTCGATGTAGGCACCTTTGAAGGCGCGGTGGGTATCGGCCGGCAGCGTCGCTTCGATGGCTGCTTTTTGCTCGGGTTCGAGATCGGTGTATTGATCGAGCTGGGTCTTGAGGCGTTGGACCTCCTTAAAGGTTTTGATGAACTGGGCGCGGGCGGCGTCGCCTTTGAGCTGGAGCACATCTTCGGGAGCGTCGGTGAGACCCTGCGAATGCATGAAGTCGTTGAGTTGCTGGACCGCGGCGTCGAGCTTTTCGATGACAGCGGGCGCGGGGTCGACCAGCCAGATTTCCTTGGAGCGGTCTTCGTGTTCGCCAGAGAAGAGTTTGATCGCTTCGTCGACGGCGTCCTGCTGCTGGCGGAAGTCGAAGATGTGGCCGTGCGGCTTGGAGTCGTTGAGAATACGGTTGGTGCGGGAGAAGGCCTGAATGAGGCCGTGGTATTTGAGGTTTTTATCGACGTAGAGCGTATTCAAATACTTGGAGTCGAAGCCAGTGAGGAGCATGTCGACGACGATGGTGATGTCGATCTTGTGCGCCTTGGCTTTGGGATTGGCTTGGCGTAGGTCGGCCAAGGGGAATCGCTGCGCTTTGATGCGGTCCTGCACATCTTGGTAGTAGGTGTCGAATTCGCTGAGGCGATGGTTGGTGCCGTATTGCTCGTTGTAGGCGGTGAGGATGGCTTCGAGTGCCAGCTTCTTTTCGTTGGGCGCGACTTCGTTGTCAGCCTTCTCCTGTGGGAGGTCTTCTTGCAGCTGTTTGACGTCGGGGTTGCCCTCGGCGGGGGGCGAGAAGACGCAGGCGATGTGGAGCGGGCGGAAGTCGGGATCGGCGGCCTGTTTCTCGAGTTGCACGTCGGCAAAGAGCTGGTGGTAGGCGATGGCGTCGTTGATCGAAGCGGTGGCGAGCACGGCGTTGAACTTGCGGGCTGCGGTGGTTTGATCGTGACGCTCAAGGATGGCCTCGATCACGGCGCGTTTGGCGAGGGCTTCACCAGGCTTTGGAGCTGGTTTTCCTTCGACTACTTCAGGCTTGAAGTAGTCGATGTGGAATTTGAGGACGTTTTTGTCCTCGATGGCGTGAGTGATCGTGTATTTGTGCAGCTCCTGTTGAAAGATGTCTGCGGTGGTCTTGTAGCTGGCTTCCTCGCCGTCGATTTGCTTGACGGTGGCGTTTTTCTCAAAGATGGGCGTGCCGGTGAAGCCGAAGAGCTGGGACTTGGGGAAGAAGTCTTTGATCGCCTTGTGGTTGTCCCCAAACTGGGAGCGGTGGCACTCGTCGAAGATGATGGCGAGGCGCTTGTCGGCGACGGGGGCGAGCAGTTCCTTATAGGTCTGTTGCTTGCGCTCCTTGCGGCCGATGTTGCGCTTGCTGCTCTCGTCGAGCGCGAGGCCGAGCTTCTGAATGGTGGTGACGATGACCTTGTCGGCATAGTCGTCGGAAAGTAGGCGGCGGACGAGGGTGTGGGTGTTGGTGTTTTCCTCGACGCAGTTCTCCTGAAATTTGTTGAACTCCTCGCGGGTCTGGCGGTCGAGGTCCTTGCGGTCGACGACGAAGAGACACTTGTCGATGTCGGGGTTGTTCTTGAGGAGGGTGGAAGCTTTGAAAGAGGTGAGCGTCTTGCCCGATCCAGTGGTGTGCCAGATGTAGCCGTTACCGGAGTTCTGGTGGATACAGTCGACGATGTCTTTGACCGCGTAGATCTGATAGGGGCGCATCATTAGCAGCTTTTGCTCACTGGCGACGAGCACCATGTAGCGGCTGATCATGTGGCCGAGCGTGCACTTCGGCAGGAAGGCCTCGGCGAAGCGGTCCAGGTGGGGAATCTTTTTGTTGAGACGGTCGGCGTATTGATAGACGGGGAGGAAGAGTTCCTTGGCGTCGAAAGCGAAGTGGCGGAGGTTGTTGTTGGCGAAGTAGTAGGTATTGGTCCGGTTGCTGACGATGAACAGCTGCATGAACGAGAGCAGTGTGTTGCTGTAGCCGTTGCCAGGGTCGGACTTGTAGTCGACGATTTGCTGCATGGCGCGGCGCGGGCTGATTTCTAGCGTCTTGAGCTCGATCTGTGTGCAGGGGATGCCGTTGATCAGCAGAATGACATCGTAGCGCTGGAAGCTGTAGCGAGTATTGATGCGTAGCTGGCTGACGATCTCGTAGTCGTTTTTGCACCAGTCCTTGATATTGACCAAGGTGAAGTTGAGGGGCGTGCCGTCGTCGCGCTCGAAGCTGTTGATGGAGCGGAGCAGCTCGGCAGACTTGTAGACGTCGGGAGTGGTGATCTGGTCGAGCAGGCGGGCGAATTCGCTATCAGAGAGCTTCACCGCGTTCAGTCGCTCGAATTTTTCGCGGAAGTTGGCTTCCAGCGATTCGAGCTTGGTGATGTCGGGGCGGTTGGTGTATTTGAGGCCGACGAGCTTGGCGATAAACCGATCCTCGATATGCGCCTCATTGATGACTACGTCATGGGACTCTGGTGACGGGTAATTGGCTTTTGAGGCTGTCATCTGCTTGCTCGTGGGGACTGGTTAAGCTGTGTGAATTTTGGTTAGTTGAAGCATCAATCGGTAAAGCTGCCCGATTTGAGGAGGCCTTCAAGAGCAAAGCAGAGCAGGAGAGTGATATTCGGCATTTTAGGCTTTGTTCTTCCGTTGGAACCAGATTTTTGGGCCGACTTGCGACTACACTGAGGGCGCTTTGGGTGCTCAAAACGTCTAGGAAGTGATTATCTGAGAATTTAGGCGTTCGTTGGGCCAATTTTGGGCCTTACGAAATCGTCACGAATCGCCACGAATCGCCACGAATCGCCACGAATCAAACTGATTATTTGTTATGCAAATTTATGACTTGGAATGACTTGTGGGTTTGTGGTTGTTCTTGGGTGCTCGCTCATTTGCTGGCATTTACTCACTGAAATTCGCATCTTCGAACTCACAAACTCACTGTTCAACAATCATGGCAATCATCACTAAAGTAATGGACACTCGCTTCGATATCGAAGCGCTCCCACCGACAGGAAGCTATGTCGCGACCTGCGGTGATATTAACGATCAGTTTGGCGTCCAGCGTCCAAGCTTCGACAATCCGCAGATCAAAGAACTGCGCGACGTCACTCGCTTCCTCTTCGGCTTTCGCGGGGCAGACGAACAGTTCTACCAGATTGAATCCTTCGAGTTCCGAATCTCGGGCAGTCCGAAGGCTAACTTGATGAAGTTCCTCAATGCCTGGCTAGGTAGACCCCCTGAATATGGCTGGGATTATTGTGAGCTAAAGGGGGAGGGCGCTTTAATCACCATCGTTCACAAGCCGAATGCGGATGGCTCACGCATTTTCGCCAACATCGTGGACATCAAGCCAGTTCCCGAGGAACTGCGTTCTCAGATCTTACCGCTTACAGTATTCACCGACTAATTCCATAACCTAACGAAATAAATATGATAACTAAAACAACTACTACCAATAAACTCGTTGATGCGAATGGCCTTCTGGAGGCGCTCTTTGATGAGTCCTCACGTCCTAGCCTCAGGTGGGTTCGCCAGATGCAGAAGATGCGCAAAATACCGTTTGTTAAAATATCACATCTTGTGAGGTTTGACGTCGAGCAAGTCCGTTCAGCACTTGAACAGGACTGCACCGTTCACTCCCGCAAACAGCTCCGTCGTAAGTAATTATAACACATCATTATGAAAGAAAATCACATGGAAATCAACTCCAAATGCTCAAACTTTCGCAATTTCGAGCTGCGTTTCTCCGCATTAAAACAGGAGGCGAAGACTCCCGAATTTAGCTGCAAGCAGTCTTTTTCAAGCTCCTTCGATTGTGGTTCTGCTAAGCTAGAATTGAAGGGCGAGACCGGGACTTATTTGGTGGAAATCTTTGAAATTGTCGCGACGACATCAGGGTTTCAGCCCAGCTTAAATGGGCAGTATGTGGATGCATTATATCGGACAGAATGGTTGATCCATTCAGATGTCGGCATCGTCCGTATTGCACTAAACAAAGATCTGCTGCAGCCAAGGGCTAATCGCAGGCTAAGCGAGTCGTTGTGGAATTATCACGTCTGGGCTGAAACTATGGATGGAACATGTTTCGAAGACTATAAGCTCATGTCCAATCTTCCGTGCTTCGATTCTATAGTGCCTTCAGCCGATGATTTTGAGCGTTTAGTAGACCCTAGTTCAGAGACTGAGATTAATCCATTTCGTGTCTTTGCTGGAGTTGCTGTCTCTGCGTTGCTTGGCCTCGACTGGAGGGAGTATTTTGAACTCAACGTGTCTCGTGAGGGGAAGCCGAATATCCATTTGGCTGATGTTTTCAGCATTGGTTTGTATCCAGTTAAATTAGAGTCTCCCTACTGCAACTAGTCATTCCAGCTTTTCATCAAATGGCTCAAATCGAAACACTGCCTCCCGCTCTCGCGGAAACGCTCAGCCGTTTTCCGAGTCCGGGGGAACGCAATAACTGGTTCTTCGAAGTCGCGGTGCGTGCACGTCAGGTCGCTTCA
The nucleotide sequence above comes from Coraliomargarita algicola. Encoded proteins:
- a CDS encoding DNA adenine methylase; the protein is MSIAHSPLRYPGGKNCIFSFVSCLIAENDMLGCKYIEPYAGGAGLALRLLYEEFAESIVINDLDPLVHAFWCTCVNEPGKLIEWIKETPVTVSIWKQCKEIIRNPEGASPFEMAVSFFFLNRTNVSGVLSGGIIGGVNQTGKYKIDARYNKAALIQKIEKIGRFSSRIEVSKLDGIKLVEKYKKYRADTFLYLDPPYYEKGSNLYLNAYKDADHTRLSEYVSTLSTPWLLSYDNHSFIIDLYNAFEKRAYKLQHSTSNKIGDEVLIFSRKISFDKSLAMLREPLII
- a CDS encoding restriction endonuclease subunit S, which gives rise to MPTNNKVAGALDRHSPKGDGCSSSRVGSANALVPELRFPEFSTGEDWQEQKAGSLFANRTEKGVSKLPIYSVTMNDGMVRRSSLDRNFDDIASAGNKRVYKNDIAYNMMRMWQGAFGLAPENCLVSPAYIVLSSQKTICTEFFGYLFKSRKYLQLFTSHSRGLTEDRLRLYYPDFAVIPLQFPSLPEQQKIADCLGSLDDLIAAHSRKLAALQDHKKGLLQQLFPAEGETTPKLRFPPFAGEWTATTLVKACQMKAGKFVRAAEINNSPKDALYPCYGGNGLRGYTKTYTHDGKYSLIGRQGALCGNVQLTSGRFHATEHAVVANPTKEVCSDWLFYALSFLNLNQFATGQAQPGLSVEVLERVSIAIPTNTKEQQKIADCLSDLDALIAAQTKQIAALKAHKQGLMQQLYPCN
- a CDS encoding KilA-N domain-containing protein → MPKTKKSTFSVKGNDITVLSETTGDFISLTDMLRAKDGDFFISDWLRNRNTVEYLGIWESVHNPDFNYGEFATIRSQAGLNSYKISVKEWVHKTNAIGLKAKAGRYGGTYAHKDIAFEFGMWISAEFKIYLIKEFQRLKDEENDRLQLDWNLQRTLSKINYRIHTDAIKATLIPSAVTRTQAAQTYAEEADILNVALFGQTARDWRTANPELKGNIRDHAPLEQLVVLTNLESLNSVFIRQGLPASERLLKLNEIAITQMRTLLSDPSLKRLKE
- a CDS encoding type I restriction endonuclease subunit R, whose amino-acid sequence is MTASKANYPSPESHDVVINEAHIEDRFIAKLVGLKYTNRPDITKLESLEANFREKFERLNAVKLSDSEFARLLDQITTPDVYKSAELLRSINSFERDDGTPLNFTLVNIKDWCKNDYEIVSQLRINTRYSFQRYDVILLINGIPCTQIELKTLEISPRRAMQQIVDYKSDPGNGYSNTLLSFMQLFIVSNRTNTYYFANNNLRHFAFDAKELFLPVYQYADRLNKKIPHLDRFAEAFLPKCTLGHMISRYMVLVASEQKLLMMRPYQIYAVKDIVDCIHQNSGNGYIWHTTGSGKTLTSFKASTLLKNNPDIDKCLFVVDRKDLDRQTREEFNKFQENCVEENTNTHTLVRRLLSDDYADKVIVTTIQKLGLALDESSKRNIGRKERKQQTYKELLAPVADKRLAIIFDECHRSQFGDNHKAIKDFFPKSQLFGFTGTPIFEKNATVKQIDGEEASYKTTADIFQQELHKYTITHAIEDKNVLKFHIDYFKPEVVEGKPAPKPGEALAKRAVIEAILERHDQTTAARKFNAVLATASINDAIAYHQLFADVQLEKQAADPDFRPLHIACVFSPPAEGNPDVKQLQEDLPQEKADNEVAPNEKKLALEAILTAYNEQYGTNHRLSEFDTYYQDVQDRIKAQRFPLADLRQANPKAKAHKIDITIVVDMLLTGFDSKYLNTLYVDKNLKYHGLIQAFSRTNRILNDSKPHGHIFDFRQQQDAVDEAIKLFSGEHEDRSKEIWLVDPAPAVIEKLDAAVQQLNDFMHSQGLTDAPEDVLQLKGDAARAQFIKTFKEVQRLKTQLDQYTDLEPEQKAAIEATLPADTHRAFKGAYIDTARKLKQERETGDGSSSDEVQELDFEFVLFASATIDYDYIMELVTMSDQKTPGKQKMTREQLVALIASDAQFADQRELLEKYIRQLDLGQGRTKEAILEGYETFKTAEAAQQLEDIATAHGLAPDALTDFVETILHRHVFDGEHLTDLMAPLELGWKARSQAERALMKALVPLLNQRAEGQEISGLSGYEN